The genomic region TCTCCAGCCGGTCGAACTCGCCCACGTGGTGGATGTCGCGCAGGTGCTCCTGGCGGGGGTCCTCGTAGGGCACGCAGAGGACCTTGTCGTCCCCGCCCTTCTCGTCGGTCATCCGGAACATGCCGATGGCGCGGCACCTGATCAGGCAGCCCGGGAAGGTCGGCTCGGGGACCAGCACCAGGGCGTCGAGCGGGTCGCCGTCCTCGCCCAGGGTGCCCTCGATGAACCCGTAGTCGGCCGGGTACTGGGTGGACGTGAAGAGGGTGCGGTCCAGCCGGATCCGGCCGGTCGCGTGGTCCACCTCGTACTTGTTCCGGTGACCCTTGGGGATCTCAACCGTCACGTCGAAATCCATCTGCACGCTCCCTCGTCTGCCCACGCTGGCTAACGGAAACCACTGGCGGCTCCCCGGACAGGTGAATGCCCACCCGCCGACGCCGGCCGCCGCATAGTCTTCGGACCGAAGTAGTGTCACCCAAGCCGGTTTTCGCTGGGGGAGGAGGGGGTCGTGGGGAGGGAAGATTCACACTACCGCCCTGACGGGAGCGCTGCAGGCGGTACCGGACGATCCGGCTCCGGCGGCGCCACCGGGCGGGTGCCGGTGCCCGAGGCCCACCTCCCGCAGCCTTCCGAACCGACACCTCCGGCACCGGGGTCGGCCTCCGAGCGGCCCGCGCCACTGCCGTGGAGCCCGCCCGGCTCGGTGCCCGCCGGCCCGAACACCGGCCGCTTCCCGGTTCTCGGTGGCGACCGGCCCGCCAGCGCCCCGGCGGCTGGCCGTGCCGTGGTGCCGACCAGTCCCGCCTCAGGCGGTCCCGTCCCAGCCTCCGGCGCTCCCGCTCCAGGTGGTCCTGCTCCGGGCGGTCCTGCTCCGGGCGCTTCCGCTCCGGCTGGTCCTGCTCCGGGCGGTCCTGCCCAGGCCGGCCCTCCGCCGGCCGGTGACCGACCGACCGCCCCCGCAGGC from Micromonospora profundi harbors:
- a CDS encoding inorganic diphosphatase; protein product: MDFDVTVEIPKGHRNKYEVDHATGRIRLDRTLFTSTQYPADYGFIEGTLGEDGDPLDALVLVPEPTFPGCLIRCRAIGMFRMTDEKGGDDKVLCVPYEDPRQEHLRDIHHVGEFDRLEIQHFFEVYKDLEPGKSVEGATWVGRTEAEAEIHASYQRARDAEARGETLH